In the genome of Bremerella sp. P1, the window ACCTTTCTTCAGGTTCCTCAATTAGCCTCACTCATTGGCCATACGCCTACCTGGGGTACTTGGGACGATCACGATTTTGGACGCAACGATTCCGATGGAAGACTTAAGGGCAAAGAGAACACACGCCAAGCGTTTGTTGAATACCGTGCCAACCAAGATTTCGGTCATGACCAATCGGGTATCTACACGAAGTTCCGATATGGACCGGTCGAGGTTTTTCTGCTCGATACACGATGGTTTGCTCGGACAGAAAAGTCGCCCGTCGATCCTAGTCAGCCCACACTCTTAGGAAAACAGCAGTGGCAATGGCTGAAAGAGGCCCTGTTGGCTTCCACCGCTCCTTTCAAACTGATTGCGTGCGGCATGATTTGGGACGACAAGGAGAATACAGAATCGGACGACTGGGGATCGTATACGCACGAGCGAGACGCCTTATTCGAGTTCATAGGCGAAAATAAGATTTCAGGAGTCGTATTAATCGGTGGCGACATCCATTGCTCGCGACACCTCAAATACGAAACCGAGAAGACGGTCGGTTATCCGATTCATCAATTCATCGTTTCGCCGATTCACGATAGCGTGATTCCGAAACTCAACGTGCCGCATCCCAATCTGATTCGGGGTGAAGCGATTCCTCACGTTTGGCTCCGACTCGAGGTCGACAGT includes:
- a CDS encoding alkaline phosphatase D family protein — protein: MGAKQTMAYNLDRRSMLAVSAASLLATSAEANDGDLPSVTGPMVGHVSHVDANIWFRPTTPGKYSLQVLQEEGTEERIIHAEAKLENDNCLTWHVAGLQPGTKYQYKVSGPNRPLVSGKEYYFDTAPDPTKATRVCLAFGSCAPNKPLELWTQMEQRGAQGLVLLGDTPYIDSTDLSVARDRHRTFLQVPQLASLIGHTPTWGTWDDHDFGRNDSDGRLKGKENTRQAFVEYRANQDFGHDQSGIYTKFRYGPVEVFLLDTRWFARTEKSPVDPSQPTLLGKQQWQWLKEALLASTAPFKLIACGMIWDDKENTESDDWGSYTHERDALFEFIGENKISGVVLIGGDIHCSRHLKYETEKTVGYPIHQFIVSPIHDSVIPKLNVPHPNLIRGEAIPHVWLRLEVDSTQSPARLHAEWVQMKGRPMWDVTLTDEQLSLR